Proteins co-encoded in one Polyangiaceae bacterium genomic window:
- a CDS encoding serine/threonine protein kinase: MSAKGSERSQGAASARGSSRGLRSFPGFQTLELLGTGPIADRYKALQQPLGRTVLIKALSPSILPSSPFAASLEHEARLLAQLEHPNLLKLYDFERNDDSMWLVLEYVEGVNLRDLLRTGDEGRTLEPLEAVSVALEITRALEHAHEHGIVHRNLRPDNILLTPTGGLKLLEFAAASDERIPTAPELMDGEVAAPAYFSPEQILGEPPDPRSDLFALGVMLYEMIGGQRPFDGPDLRSTTQRIRHDVPPALSRVAPHVSGQLERIVQRLLEKMPSDRFGSAAELGLALRAVLEDDERSPAEHIRRALARAGLAPEEVLDADDPAPLEEPTRSLGSAVLGMLAACALVLLGGVVIQIISAREGAIPSVTQGSHALELRPNQAGYLRVVADPWAHVIVDGEKVETTPFSEPIPLRPGTHYVRLEHPAAPTERRTITLASGESILLDVKLDVPRRPAPELAQGDAGADAADASP; this comes from the coding sequence GTGAGCGCGAAGGGTTCAGAGCGAAGCCAAGGCGCGGCGTCGGCCCGCGGGTCGTCGCGTGGGCTGCGCTCGTTCCCCGGCTTTCAGACGCTGGAGCTCTTGGGGACCGGCCCCATCGCGGATCGCTACAAGGCGCTCCAGCAGCCGCTCGGACGCACGGTGCTGATCAAGGCGCTGTCCCCGAGCATCCTGCCTTCATCCCCGTTTGCCGCCAGCCTCGAGCACGAGGCGCGGTTGCTCGCGCAGCTCGAACACCCGAACCTGCTCAAGCTCTACGACTTCGAGCGCAACGACGACTCGATGTGGTTGGTGCTCGAGTACGTCGAGGGCGTGAACCTGCGCGACCTCCTGCGCACGGGTGACGAAGGCAGAACTCTCGAGCCCCTCGAAGCGGTGAGCGTTGCCCTCGAGATCACTCGGGCCCTCGAGCACGCCCACGAGCACGGAATCGTTCACCGCAACTTGCGGCCGGACAACATCCTGCTCACCCCAACCGGCGGCCTCAAGCTGCTCGAGTTCGCGGCGGCTAGCGATGAGCGTATCCCTACGGCACCAGAGCTGATGGACGGGGAGGTCGCGGCACCAGCGTACTTCTCGCCGGAGCAAATCCTTGGTGAGCCCCCGGACCCGCGTAGCGACCTCTTCGCGCTGGGTGTGATGCTCTACGAGATGATCGGTGGACAGCGACCCTTCGATGGACCCGATCTGCGTTCCACCACCCAGCGCATTCGCCACGACGTCCCTCCGGCGCTCTCTCGCGTCGCGCCCCATGTGTCCGGTCAACTCGAGCGTATCGTCCAGCGTCTGCTGGAGAAGATGCCCTCGGATCGCTTCGGTTCTGCGGCGGAGCTGGGTCTCGCGTTGCGAGCTGTGCTGGAGGATGACGAGCGGAGCCCAGCGGAGCACATCCGCCGCGCTTTGGCGCGGGCCGGCCTGGCCCCTGAAGAGGTCCTTGACGCTGACGACCCGGCGCCGCTGGAGGAGCCGACCCGCAGCCTCGGTAGCGCTGTGCTCGGGATGCTCGCGGCCTGCGCGCTGGTGTTGCTGGGCGGTGTCGTGATTCAGATTATTTCCGCGAGGGAAGGCGCTATCCCCAGCGTCACTCAAGGATCCCACGCGCTCGAACTGCGGCCCAATCAGGCTGGCTATCTGAGGGTGGTCGCCGATCCTTGGGCTCATGTGATCGTGGACGGCGAAAAGGTCGAGACCACGCCGTTCTCGGAGCCGATCCCGCTCCGCCCAGGTACGCACTACGTGCGGCTCGAGCACCCTGCGGCTCCAACTGAGCGACGCACCATCACGCTGGCGTCCGGCGAGAGCATTCTGCTGGACGTGAAGCTGGATGTTCCACGGCGTCCGGCACCTGAGCTTGCACAAGGCGACGCTGGCGCAGATGCAGCAGACGCCTCACCTTAG
- a CDS encoding PilZ domain-containing protein, translating into MQKQDRRASGVKRVPVQTLVEICGRVPEVPAFEAQSIEVSGRGMHVRTRYLPPVGAPLVLRFEEAGHQILVEGEVAWAEDQERGGEFGIRFTALDSGSVDALKKLCGIHAEKQEEPEEDYELEAAAEPGEAQRKRKTAGTRVRLHIDGLGSPMKAQVRKAGGRAMTVGSKLEFLKLGRHLDIEDLDAGDRSGASIETVDVVIDPQSQVPQLVVSLAYDEAFADITPEPSVVDAGESAGALRECSDDDLEDELDEPGPATRIAGTPERVAARAVASELDDDELDDEPDFDSDYDGVDAEYEDEHEPNAFQTKLGAAASQAGEIAKNTGTALKHVGASAASKVGGWIKTARSKQAGKAEARTQSAPATRKQGAGRRVQGAPLSGVMSADGRRLRPQSMRGSKLPPSQARRQEAAPEAPPPATKKLKRYGAIAGAAVMLTTVAVLAMKKPSAPAGGEEALSKPVAAEETPLAPSEDVTNVDEQGNPIPANAAQAPAQPQEDPQGKTTPNGISADVPLFGPTNMAPTEAAPVDESAGASALDEPVDDTPPVADEAWDEGGDKADKGDDKPTAEKVDPKSVKPWGRGTVSRPTIHRIRLDSPGGAIQGAINPTGFVVVIPGRKVMESGDSISKRDKRIARVKTSNGGNGAQITFQFKNGIPGYRVRLRKDFVEFLISEPKKGGALAKR; encoded by the coding sequence ATGCAGAAGCAGGATCGTCGAGCAAGCGGCGTCAAACGCGTACCCGTGCAGACATTGGTCGAGATTTGCGGCCGAGTACCGGAGGTGCCCGCCTTCGAGGCGCAGAGCATCGAGGTGAGCGGGCGTGGCATGCATGTACGAACCCGCTATCTGCCTCCGGTTGGAGCACCGCTGGTGTTGCGCTTCGAGGAGGCTGGTCACCAGATCCTCGTCGAAGGTGAAGTGGCCTGGGCCGAAGACCAGGAACGCGGCGGAGAGTTTGGCATTCGCTTCACGGCGCTCGATAGCGGTAGCGTGGACGCCCTCAAGAAGCTCTGCGGGATCCATGCGGAAAAGCAAGAGGAGCCGGAAGAGGACTACGAACTAGAAGCGGCAGCGGAACCCGGCGAAGCCCAGCGTAAGCGCAAGACCGCAGGCACTCGGGTGCGCCTGCACATCGACGGCTTGGGCTCGCCCATGAAGGCGCAGGTACGAAAGGCTGGTGGTCGCGCGATGACCGTCGGCTCGAAGCTCGAGTTCCTGAAGCTCGGTCGGCATCTGGACATTGAAGACCTGGACGCGGGTGACCGCTCTGGGGCGTCCATCGAGACCGTCGACGTCGTGATCGACCCGCAGTCTCAGGTACCCCAGCTGGTGGTGTCGCTGGCGTATGACGAGGCGTTCGCAGACATCACCCCCGAGCCCAGCGTGGTGGATGCGGGGGAGTCCGCCGGTGCTCTGCGCGAGTGCTCAGACGACGATCTCGAAGACGAGTTGGATGAGCCAGGCCCGGCGACTCGCATCGCCGGGACTCCGGAGCGCGTCGCCGCGCGAGCGGTCGCTTCCGAGCTCGACGACGACGAGCTGGATGACGAACCCGATTTTGACTCGGACTACGACGGCGTGGACGCTGAGTACGAGGATGAGCACGAACCAAACGCGTTCCAGACCAAGCTTGGCGCAGCGGCCTCTCAGGCTGGTGAGATCGCGAAGAACACCGGAACTGCGCTCAAGCACGTCGGTGCGAGCGCGGCGTCCAAGGTGGGCGGCTGGATCAAGACCGCGCGCAGCAAGCAAGCTGGAAAGGCTGAGGCTCGCACCCAGTCAGCTCCTGCCACGCGGAAACAAGGTGCGGGACGGCGCGTCCAGGGCGCTCCGCTGTCCGGCGTGATGAGCGCCGACGGTAGGCGCCTGCGCCCCCAGTCGATGCGCGGGTCGAAGCTCCCGCCGAGTCAGGCGCGCCGTCAAGAGGCCGCGCCGGAAGCTCCGCCGCCGGCCACGAAGAAGCTAAAGCGTTACGGCGCAATCGCAGGTGCCGCGGTGATGCTCACCACCGTCGCTGTACTCGCCATGAAGAAGCCGTCCGCGCCCGCCGGGGGTGAAGAAGCGCTGAGCAAGCCAGTCGCCGCGGAGGAAACGCCCCTCGCGCCGAGCGAAGACGTCACCAACGTGGATGAGCAAGGCAACCCGATCCCCGCCAATGCCGCCCAGGCGCCCGCTCAGCCCCAGGAAGATCCCCAGGGAAAGACGACGCCCAACGGAATCAGCGCCGACGTTCCGCTCTTTGGTCCGACGAATATGGCGCCGACCGAGGCAGCGCCGGTGGATGAGTCGGCGGGCGCCTCCGCGCTCGACGAACCCGTGGACGACACCCCCCCCGTTGCAGACGAAGCCTGGGATGAAGGTGGCGACAAGGCGGACAAGGGCGATGACAAGCCCACGGCGGAGAAGGTCGATCCCAAGAGCGTGAAGCCCTGGGGCCGCGGCACCGTGAGCCGGCCAACGATTCACCGCATCCGCTTGGACTCTCCCGGCGGCGCGATCCAAGGTGCGATCAACCCAACCGGTTTCGTCGTGGTCATCCCCGGACGCAAAGTCATGGAGTCCGGGGACTCGATCTCCAAGCGCGACAAGCGCATTGCCCGAGTGAAGACCTCGAACGGCGGCAACGGAGCGCAGATCACGTTCCAGTTCAAGAACGGCATTCCCGGCTACCGCGTGCGGCTCCGGAAAGACTTCGTCGAGTTCCTGATCAGTGAACCGAAGAAGGGCGGAGCGCTGGCCAAGCGTTAG
- a CDS encoding FHA domain-containing protein produces the protein MPISVLVRSGEVESPPELSFDAPRVVIGRGDGCEVRLPDPSVSHRHASIRQRGADYIVVDEGSTNGTFVGSVRLGAQSPRVLRSGDVIRVGRVWLEVQIKPVAPQLATPNSTKELALALVANALSSQGEDASVKLAVYEGADSGRELVLGLFEHRYVIGRGKSVDLAFDDEDASRRHCELIRRGDKVFVRDLNSKNGTFLDGQQLTAERETRWPSTAILGIGSNRMRFEDPVALALEELERAADEHMSPDDSVDPPDTVAPKAETPAPDSDALSDLVRGARSSGKAAASSRAAAPIAQRPKKDARLDTTIRTRRPKAGWGKTDFIVAAVAIGVLALSVLGMLLLLRSG, from the coding sequence ATGCCGATCTCGGTTCTCGTCCGATCAGGCGAGGTGGAGAGCCCACCGGAGCTGAGCTTCGACGCCCCGCGCGTCGTGATCGGACGTGGAGACGGCTGCGAAGTGCGCCTTCCGGACCCCAGCGTAAGCCACCGCCACGCCTCCATTCGCCAGCGTGGCGCAGACTACATCGTGGTCGATGAGGGCAGCACCAACGGCACGTTCGTCGGTTCGGTTCGCTTGGGCGCCCAGTCACCTCGGGTGCTGCGAAGTGGGGACGTGATCCGCGTCGGCCGGGTCTGGCTGGAAGTTCAAATCAAGCCCGTAGCACCCCAGCTCGCCACTCCCAACAGCACCAAAGAGCTGGCTCTCGCCTTGGTGGCCAACGCGCTGAGCTCCCAGGGGGAGGACGCCTCGGTCAAGCTCGCCGTCTATGAAGGTGCGGACTCAGGGCGCGAGTTGGTGCTGGGGCTGTTTGAGCATCGCTACGTGATCGGTCGGGGCAAGAGCGTCGATTTGGCGTTCGACGACGAAGACGCGTCGCGCCGCCATTGCGAGCTCATCCGACGCGGAGACAAAGTCTTCGTGCGCGACCTGAACTCGAAGAACGGCACCTTCTTGGACGGCCAGCAGCTCACCGCGGAGCGGGAGACGCGCTGGCCCTCAACGGCAATCCTCGGCATCGGCAGCAACCGGATGCGCTTCGAGGACCCGGTGGCGCTCGCTCTGGAAGAGCTGGAGCGCGCGGCGGACGAGCACATGTCCCCGGACGACTCCGTGGACCCACCAGACACCGTCGCGCCCAAGGCGGAGACACCCGCGCCGGACAGCGATGCACTCTCCGACCTGGTGCGGGGTGCGCGCTCATCGGGAAAGGCAGCAGCCTCATCGCGCGCTGCCGCGCCGATTGCTCAACGTCCCAAGAAGGACGCTCGCCTGGATACGACGATTCGCACCCGGCGGCCGAAGGCGGGCTGGGGAAAGACGGACTTCATCGTAGCCGCCGTGGCGATCGGCGTGCTCGCGCTGTCGGTGCTTGGAATGCTGTTGTTGCTCCGCAGTGGTTAG
- a CDS encoding GFA family protein: MLTGKCLCEAIAYEVTGALGPVYNCHRSKCRRWHGAAFRTRASIRREHFRWVRGEEQLSFYNSAPNVTRSFCSICGSNLINTYADLPDIIGLPLGGLEQHPGRVPEAHIFVGSKSPWYEISDGLPEFESWPGDEAAVRSTQ, from the coding sequence ATGTTGACTGGTAAGTGCCTTTGCGAGGCCATCGCCTACGAAGTTACCGGTGCGCTTGGCCCGGTTTACAACTGCCATCGCTCGAAATGCCGACGCTGGCATGGTGCCGCCTTCAGGACCCGAGCATCCATCCGTCGCGAACATTTCAGGTGGGTTCGGGGGGAGGAGCAGCTTTCCTTCTACAACTCAGCGCCGAACGTCACTCGCTCGTTCTGCTCCATCTGTGGTTCGAACCTGATCAACACGTACGCCGACTTACCCGACATCATCGGGCTGCCCTTGGGCGGGCTTGAGCAGCATCCTGGGCGCGTTCCGGAGGCGCACATCTTCGTAGGCTCCAAGTCTCCTTGGTACGAAATCAGCGACGGACTGCCAGAGTTCGAAAGCTGGCCTGGCGACGAGGCCGCCGTTCGCAGCACGCAGTAG